The following proteins are encoded in a genomic region of Protaetiibacter sp. SSC-01:
- the argC gene encoding N-acetyl-gamma-glutamyl-phosphate reductase — protein sequence MPISVAVAGASGYAGGELLRLLAGHPEFEVRVVTAHQNAGQRLGAVHPHLVSLAELELQPTTASVLSDADLVFFALPHGASGAIAAELPDDVVAVDCGADHRLTSQDAWDAFYGGEYHGAWAYGMPELLLDGGAAKQRDNLPGATRIAVPGCNVTAITLGLAPGVAAGVVEAHDLVSVLAVGTSGAGKSLRTDLLASEIMGSASAYAVGGVHRHTPEIVQNLTASGGEGVSISFTPVLVPMSRGILATSTARLAPGVSAADVREAWEGAYAGETFVRVLPQGSFPRSNDTTGANTALMGVAVDENAGRVVVVSAIDNLVKGTAGAAIQSANLALGLPEAAGLPVNGVAP from the coding sequence ATGCCCATCTCCGTCGCCGTCGCAGGCGCCAGCGGTTACGCGGGCGGCGAGCTGCTGCGGCTCCTCGCCGGCCACCCCGAGTTCGAGGTCCGCGTCGTCACCGCCCACCAGAACGCGGGTCAGCGCCTCGGCGCCGTGCATCCGCACCTCGTGAGCCTCGCCGAGCTCGAGCTCCAGCCGACCACGGCATCCGTGCTCTCGGATGCCGACCTCGTCTTCTTCGCGCTGCCGCACGGCGCATCCGGTGCCATCGCGGCGGAGCTGCCCGACGACGTCGTCGCCGTCGACTGCGGCGCCGACCACCGGCTCACCTCGCAGGACGCGTGGGACGCGTTCTACGGCGGTGAGTACCACGGCGCCTGGGCCTACGGCATGCCCGAGCTCCTGCTCGACGGCGGCGCCGCCAAGCAGCGCGACAACCTCCCGGGCGCGACGCGCATCGCCGTCCCCGGCTGCAACGTCACCGCGATCACCCTGGGTCTCGCGCCGGGCGTCGCCGCGGGCGTCGTCGAGGCGCATGACCTCGTGTCGGTGCTCGCGGTCGGAACCTCGGGCGCGGGCAAGTCGCTGCGCACCGACCTCCTCGCGAGCGAGATCATGGGCTCCGCCTCGGCCTACGCCGTCGGCGGCGTGCACCGGCACACACCCGAGATCGTGCAGAACCTCACGGCGTCGGGCGGCGAGGGCGTGAGCATCTCGTTCACGCCCGTGCTCGTGCCGATGTCGCGCGGCATCCTCGCGACGTCGACGGCGCGGCTCGCGCCCGGCGTCTCGGCGGCGGATGTGCGCGAGGCCTGGGAGGGCGCGTACGCGGGGGAGACCTTCGTGCGCGTGCTGCCGCAGGGCTCCTTCCCTCGATCGAACGACACGACGGGCGCCAACACGGCCCTCATGGGCGTCGCCGTCGACGAGAACGCGGGCCGCGTGGTCGTCGTCTCGGCGATCGACAACCTCGTCAAGGGCACCGCGGGTGCCGCCATCCAGTCCGCCAATCTCGCGCTCGGGCTGCCCGAGGCCGCGGGCCTCCCCGTGAACGGAGTCGCGCCGTGA